The following coding sequences lie in one Flavobacterium cyclinae genomic window:
- a CDS encoding DUF6686 family protein, producing MCCNYSILKQTQNGMLIFLKGCGNYQLTFNNLNFSLTEDELIGFANYLKRIDIDYWEKEYEHSIYKKKIPIPTLQSNFIILINRLELYELLVLLNFENTNEMLSYNDLKNGIFWN from the coding sequence ATGTGTTGCAATTATTCCATTTTAAAACAAACCCAAAATGGCATGCTGATTTTCTTGAAAGGTTGTGGCAATTACCAATTAACCTTCAACAACCTCAACTTTAGCCTTACCGAAGATGAATTAATTGGGTTTGCAAATTACCTAAAACGCATTGATATCGACTATTGGGAAAAGGAATACGAACACTCCATTTATAAAAAGAAAATCCCTATTCCTACATTACAAAGCAATTTCATTATTCTTATTAATCGATTAGAATTGTATGAATTACTCGTACTCCTCAACTTCGAAAACACAAACGAAATGTTAAGTTATAACGATTTGAAAAACGGAATATTTTGGAATTGA
- a CDS encoding PepSY-associated TM helix domain-containing protein: protein MQKSSFKKGIRKLHLWLGLSTGLIVFIISITGAIYVFQEEITNYLRKDAIYHHEANISSKQPLSLKVLEQKVDAFTNEKYPIHWVTVPIDKSRSYIFYYYERNPEGWNFYEEYVVYKSVYVNPFTGEIRGVYDETADFFNIIKSIHFSFMLKTDWGTYVCGIPTLIFVFMLISGIILWWPKNKNAKKQRFAFNWKNVKSWKRKNYDLHNILGFYVSSLAFVVAFTGLFYAFFFIQAILYFVFSGGSTTYPDFSHIQTKAPIEMRNVHTLDKIGKKVEELYPDAFQYSLDYGYEHLDDHEHPNYDVFVKQLSYSYHVNHSLIFDENSGELLHQHSHQDKNLGEKAVAANYDIHIGAIFGIWSKIIALIISLVCASLPVTGFFIWWGKRNKK, encoded by the coding sequence TCAAGTTTCAAAAAAGGCATTCGAAAATTACATCTTTGGTTAGGTTTATCCACGGGTTTAATCGTTTTTATAATTTCGATTACGGGTGCGATTTATGTATTTCAGGAAGAAATCACCAATTATCTTCGAAAAGATGCCATTTATCATCACGAAGCAAATATTTCCAGCAAACAACCGCTTTCACTTAAAGTTTTAGAGCAAAAAGTAGATGCATTTACCAATGAAAAATATCCAATACACTGGGTAACGGTTCCAATCGATAAAAGCCGAAGCTACATTTTCTATTACTACGAAAGAAATCCAGAAGGCTGGAATTTTTACGAAGAATATGTGGTTTATAAATCGGTTTATGTGAATCCGTTTACGGGTGAAATTCGTGGTGTTTATGATGAAACGGCTGATTTTTTCAACATCATCAAATCGATTCACTTTAGTTTTATGCTGAAAACCGATTGGGGAACGTATGTTTGCGGAATTCCGACATTGATTTTTGTTTTCATGCTGATTTCAGGGATAATTTTGTGGTGGCCAAAAAACAAAAACGCCAAAAAACAACGCTTTGCTTTTAATTGGAAAAACGTAAAAAGTTGGAAACGCAAAAACTACGATTTGCATAACATTTTAGGATTTTATGTTTCGTCTTTAGCTTTTGTGGTTGCCTTTACGGGATTGTTTTATGCGTTTTTCTTCATTCAAGCGATTTTATACTTCGTATTTTCTGGTGGAAGCACTACGTATCCTGATTTTTCGCACATTCAAACCAAAGCACCTATCGAAATGCGAAACGTGCATACGTTAGATAAAATTGGTAAAAAAGTCGAAGAATTATATCCTGATGCATTTCAATACAGTTTGGATTATGGATACGAACATTTAGACGACCACGAACATCCGAATTATGATGTGTTTGTGAAACAACTCTCCTACTCGTATCATGTGAATCACAGTTTGATTTTTGATGAAAATTCAGGAGAATTGTTACACCAACATTCGCATCAAGACAAAAACTTGGGCGAAAAAGCAGTCGCTGCAAATTACGATATTCACATTGGTGCTATTTTCGGTATTTGGAGCAAGATTATAGCGTTGATAATTAGTCTAGTTTGTGCTTCATTACCGGTTACAGGATTCTTTATTTGGTGGGGAAAACGAAATAAAAAATAA